Proteins encoded by one window of Haematobia irritans isolate KBUSLIRL chromosome 2, ASM5000362v1, whole genome shotgun sequence:
- the LOC142224613 gene encoding uncharacterized protein LOC142224613 — protein sequence MYRQILLDSSQTQFQRILFRKSPTETLEDYELLTVTFGVNCAPFLAIRTLLQLAEDVADTYPLASKILQENLYVDDVLAGAHTIEDAITSRKQLILALESAGFQLMKWTTNNHNIIQDLPKDQLLPVNWLDLSEDSSTKTLGIRWNISGDCFTFTPPSMELRSNYTKREVLSAIAKLFDPCGWLAPVVIVAKLVMQQIWLDKVDWDDTLKPVTLMNWKNFVKHSAAVELVKIPRWINFTPQSNVEIHGFCDASESAYGATFYIRVEHINKQVDTHLLTAKTRVAPIKKISLPRLELCGAVLLSKLASTVIAKLPISDLTTHFWTDSTIVLAWLKKPPCNWSTFVGNRVSEILENVGNHNWQHVDSESNPADLASRGCSPSDLNNHALWWHGPQWLKLPKDRWPAYEILGDTNLEAKAVKVLTTTTFEDPLIRFSSLSHAYRVLCYALRFWRNTGSNRTHLRIRSDEIRPEEILDVKRRIIIMTQKHYFAKEYANLENKIRISSSSSLLTMNPFLDSGGIMRSNGRLVQSPALTYNERHPIILPYEARLTQLLVEFTHKITIHGGNQLMTQSLRSEFWIFRLKPLVKKVIRNCKTCILFKRHTQSQIMASLPPERTFLSRPFTNTGVDFAGPFDIKNYKTRVCLITKGYVCIFVCFATKAVHLEATSDLSSQSFLAAFARFIARRGCPSCIYSDNGKNFTGAAALFKKDRLEFMKTLQAETLQQYSHNDLNWKFIPPGAPHMGGLWEAGVKSFKTHLRKFIPSMSFTFEELSTILARIETCLNSRPLSKASDDPNDLSPLTPGHFLIGTSMLAPAEPDISDQNVTLANRWQRLKIISQYFCRRWKLEYLNELHRRTKWKHQQENIKENDLVVIKDERFPPTDWAMGRIVKTYPGTDQNTRVVDIRTSRGTINRPITKIVKLFSA from the coding sequence ATGTACAGGCAGATCCTTCTTGATTCGTCTCAGACACAGTTTCAACGTATACTTTTTCGGAAATCGCCCACTGAAACACTAGAAGATTATGAACTCTTAACAGTTACATTTGGAGTCAATTGCGCGCCTTTTCTTGCAATTCGTACACTTCTTCAACTCGCTGAAGATGTTGCTGACACATACCCTTTAGCTTCAAAAATTCTTCAAGAAAATCTTTATGTTGATGATGTGTTAGCAGGGGCACACACAATAGAAGATGCTATAACATCTAGAAAGCAGTTGATCTTAGCTTTGGAATCCGCAGGGTTTCAACTTATGAAATGGACTACTAATAATCACAACATCATTCAAGATTTGCCGAAAGATCAATTACTTCCAGTAAACTGGTTAGATTTGTCTGAAGACTCATCTACAAAGACCCTAGGTATCAGATGGAACATTTCAGGTGATTGTTTTACCTTTACTCCTCCATCCATGGAACTTAGGTCAAACTATACGAAACGTGAAGTTTTATCCGCAATCGCAAAGTTATTTGACCCGTGTGGTTGGTTGGCACCAGTTGTTATCGTGGCCAAATTAGTCATGCAACAAATATGGCTTGATAAAGTTGACTGGGATGACACGTTGAAGCCAGTTACACTCatgaattggaaaaattttgtaaaacatagTGCTGCAGTAGAATTAGTAAAAATTCCTCGATGGATTAACTTCACTCCCCAGTCCAATGTAGAGATTCATGGCTTCTGCGATGCGTCTGAAAGCGCTTATGGAGCCACTTTCTACATTAGGGTAGAACACATTAATAAACAAGTAGACACTCATCTTCTAACGGCTAAGACTAGAGTCGCTCCTATAAAAAAGATTTCATTGCCACGTCTTGAATTGTGTGGTGCTGTTTTACTTTCGAAGTTAGCATCCACAGTAATTGCAAAACTTCCGATCTCCGATTTGACGACTCATTTTTGGACAGATTCAACGATTGTTTTAGCTTGGTTGAAAAAGCCTCCATGCAATTGGAGTACCTTTGTTGGTAATCGTGTTTCAGAAATCTTAGAGAATGTTGGTAATCATAATTGGCAACACGTTGACTCTGAAAGTAATCCAGCCGATCTAGCTAGTCGAGGTTGTTCACCGTCTGATCTGAATAATCATGCGTTGTGGTGGCATGGGCCCCAATGGCTTAAGTTGCCTAAAGATAGGTGGCCAGCATATGAAATTCTGGGAGATACAAATCTAGAAGCAAAAGCtgtgaaagttttgacaaccacTACATTCGAAGACCCTTTAATAAGATTTTCTTCGCTGTCACATGCTTATCGTGTATTGTGTTATGCTTTGCGCTTTTGGCGAAATACCGGCTCAAATCGTACACATcttagaattagatctgatgAGATCAGGCCTGAAGAAATTTTAGACGTGAAACGTCGTATAATAATCATGACCCAAAAACACTACTTTGCAAAGGAATATGCaaacttggaaaataaaattagaatttcaTCCAGTAGCAGTTTATTAACTATGAATCCGTTTTTAGACTCTGGTGGTATAATGCGATCCAATGGGCGGCTTGTTCAATCGCCTGCATTGACTTATAATGAAAGACACCCTATTATTTTACCTTACGAAGCACGTTTAACACAACTTCTTGTTGaatttactcataaaattacaatacacGGGGGAAATCAATTGATGACCCAATCCCTGAGATCTGAATTCTGGATATTCAGACTAAAACCTTTAGTGAAGAAGGTTATACGCAATTGTAAAACATGCATTTTGTTTAAGAGACACACCCAGTCTCAGATAATGGCCTCACTTCCACCTGAGCGAACTTttctttcccgaccatttactaATACAGGGGTTGACTTTGCTGGACCCTTcgatataaaaaattacaaaactcgGGTTTGTTTAATAACAAAAGGCTACGTATGTATTTTCGTATGTTTTGCGACAAAAGCTGTTCATTTAGAAGCTACAAGTGATCTATCCTCGCAGTCTTTTCTTGCGGCTTTTGCGAGATTTATTGCTCGACGAGGCTGCCCTTCTTGCATTTATTCCgacaatgggaagaattttacgGGAGCGGCTGCTCTATTCAAAAAAGATCGGCTCGAGTTTATGAAGACTCTGCAAGCAGAAACACTGCAACAATATTCGCATAATGAccttaattggaaatttatacctCCTGGCGCTCCTCACATGGGTGGTTTGTGGGAAGCGGGCGTGAAatcctttaaaactcatttgCGCAAATTCATTCCTAGTATGAGCTTTACGTTCGAAGAACTTTCCACTATATTGGCACGCATTGAAACTTGTCTAAACTCAAGACCATTAAGTAAGGCTAGTGATGACCCTAATGACTTGTCCCCTTTGACTCCTGGCCATTTTCTGATTGGTACATCCATGTTGGCGCCAGCGGAGCCTGATATTTCAGATCAGAATGTTACGCTTGCAAATCGGTGGCAACgtcttaaaattatttctcaatatttttgtagaagGTGGAAGCTAGAATACCTTAATGAATTACACCGTCGTACAAAATGGAAGCATcaacaagaaaatattaaagaaaatgatCTCGTGGTCATAAAAGATGAGAGATTTCCTCCGACTGACTGGGCAATGGGTCGCATCGTAAAAACTTATCCCGGGACTGACCAAAATACCAGAGTAGTTGATATTCGTACGTCTCGTGGTACAATTAATAGACCCATCACAAAAATCGTCAAATTATTTTCAGCATGA